One window of candidate division KSB1 bacterium genomic DNA carries:
- a CDS encoding T9SS type A sorting domain-containing protein, protein MVKQSGRIEPGYRMRQLIAGFLITVGLLGMIAVDSYACWTVALQECFERPVTQWPWVNPVGGTARWRNCALMGGQMVCWPSLPPTQPLRWGIQSQMYDQRICGNDQQAAWIIGQPTSEDPRYDPYPPNIDTYMIYGPVNLSSVVAAHVLFFYYNRSEPSHDSLYWGAATDFNLTPANMQVAESNWGRMVGLDFQETTMDLSNLRNYSTGDSVSMIGESTVYVFWRFKADGNANPAPPQGDIGAFVDQVIFAYDDGGIDLRSGALRLMRTDSSDFPVEPQLGDSVWASFDWQTCDGGVEEYPDFQVIGTVNELVVLDTVLSQVQPDTRITLYTDFWVNSAPGDYHVRIKLDTLGQVGETNENNNAANASYYVPPPNPAPVFTWVDPATDTLFADSIALLRWTCFDPDETALISIYYDQDQIGCIGVTIPGGSNRPELDGPDSLAWDVHALPQYRTMYVYAVVTDAQNQACIYGPFPVTIDHVRAANEPRGGLPTALTLGRNYPNPFNPVTTIEYSIPVSGPVTLRVFDIAGRTVATLVNEPLAPGNYRVEFNGRGQASGIYLYSLSTPGATLTSKMVLLK, encoded by the coding sequence ATGGTGAAGCAGAGTGGCCGAATTGAACCGGGTTATCGCATGCGTCAACTGATCGCCGGATTTCTGATCACAGTTGGACTCCTCGGCATGATCGCCGTGGATAGTTATGCGTGCTGGACCGTGGCGTTGCAGGAGTGCTTTGAGCGGCCGGTGACGCAATGGCCGTGGGTGAATCCGGTGGGCGGCACCGCGCGCTGGCGGAATTGCGCATTGATGGGCGGCCAGATGGTGTGCTGGCCATCGTTGCCGCCGACGCAGCCGTTGCGCTGGGGGATTCAGTCGCAGATGTACGATCAGCGGATTTGCGGGAATGACCAGCAGGCGGCGTGGATCATCGGTCAGCCGACCTCGGAGGATCCGCGCTACGATCCGTATCCACCGAATATTGACACGTACATGATCTACGGACCGGTGAATTTGTCGAGCGTGGTGGCGGCGCATGTGCTCTTTTTCTATTACAATCGCTCGGAGCCTTCGCACGACTCCCTTTACTGGGGCGCGGCCACGGACTTCAATTTGACGCCGGCGAACATGCAGGTTGCGGAGAGCAATTGGGGCCGGATGGTTGGCTTGGATTTTCAGGAGACGACGATGGATCTGTCGAATTTGCGGAACTATTCGACGGGCGATTCGGTGTCGATGATCGGTGAATCCACGGTGTATGTATTCTGGCGGTTCAAGGCGGACGGGAACGCGAATCCGGCGCCGCCGCAGGGGGACATCGGCGCGTTTGTCGATCAGGTGATTTTCGCGTATGATGACGGCGGGATCGACCTGCGCTCCGGGGCGTTGCGTTTGATGCGCACGGACTCCAGCGACTTTCCGGTGGAACCGCAATTGGGGGATAGTGTCTGGGCGAGCTTCGACTGGCAGACCTGCGACGGCGGTGTGGAAGAGTACCCGGACTTTCAGGTGATCGGCACGGTGAACGAGCTGGTGGTGCTCGATACGGTGCTATCGCAGGTGCAGCCGGACACACGGATCACGCTGTACACCGATTTCTGGGTGAATAGCGCGCCGGGCGATTACCACGTGCGGATCAAGCTCGATACGTTAGGTCAGGTCGGCGAGACCAACGAGAACAATAACGCGGCAAACGCGTCGTACTATGTACCGCCGCCGAATCCGGCGCCGGTGTTTACCTGGGTGGATCCGGCGACGGACACGCTGTTCGCGGATTCGATTGCGCTGTTGCGCTGGACTTGTTTTGATCCCGACGAGACGGCGTTGATCTCGATTTACTACGATCAGGATCAGATCGGCTGCATCGGCGTGACGATCCCCGGCGGCTCGAATCGGCCGGAGCTGGATGGTCCGGATTCGCTGGCCTGGGACGTTCACGCGCTGCCGCAGTACCGCACGATGTACGTTTACGCGGTCGTGACGGATGCGCAGAATCAGGCGTGCATTTACGGTCCGTTTCCGGTGACGATCGACCACGTCCGCGCGGCGAATGAGCCGCGCGGCGGCTTGCCGACCGCGCTGACGCTGGGGCGGAACTATCCCAATCCGTTCAATCCGGTCACGACGATTGAGTACAGCATTCCGGTGTCCGGCCCGGTGACGCTGCGGGTGTTTGATATCGCCGGACGCACGGTGGCGACGCTGGTGAATGAGCCGCTGGCGCCGGGAAACTACCGTGTGGAGTTCAACGGTCGCGGGCAGGCCTCCGGGATCTATCTCTATTCGCTGTCCACTCCCGGCGCGACGTTGACGTCCAAGATGGTCTTGCTGAAGTAG
- a CDS encoding T9SS type A sorting domain-containing protein, with protein sequence MRHFWQVAVAVVSLISLTWADPRQLGEHGVCWGDGYNIQSGATCASNSAGDELCVWRESHTDRDIWKGQLIHADGTRAWADSGRVLLTRAALEYGYSPYGDIQIIAPTADGWLFAYEERTVGWEYALRLQKLDAHGEPQWPVADFHGLLVTQDLDESFPDVFISDDGSGGALLAWRGDDDGVAVNARRVSANGELVWLVPPVIVDPDSNVVGLSAAADAGGTLYLVWTQGPAYQYRVYASKILPNGVLQWGNGTGGVHVAPGDSSQWAMAIHPVEAGAYVVFGDDRNDSHGDIFAQRLDAWGEAMWPVGGVTISGVPGTASLTGTCASQHAGIEDGMLLTWRDYHNYQDPETLFVQKLADDGTIRWSEHGLPVTIARDLDGSGPPIVSDRYGGAIVNWLVGNSLRAARIDAAGNFIWGGEGGVQVLTDPQYGTFQIHWGDDDWLHLIHEAGWGNARVLVSHLVSTLDGTASPDHVDTLASASPWTGDYSWLTRLSPNRFVTMTPYLQIQIFDTLGNREFGPSGLDLLPDAEPRWVDYFDACADGNGGFFAAWTTWWFNPGSPLLVDVSVVHVSATLNVIGGPNGIVLDGIQDGNLTSVRCVSDGAGGCHIVWWRRDDVHHTATRRLAHVNAQCELLRPTLTLPEELWGVPILSTPERIILGHGSRSTGYSVTCYDDAGTTIWQTALFPAVLPRYIGSFGDGAGGIYVVAQGTGQAGQDIFTQHIDANGERLWGDSGLAVCSEPRDQSLASGVLLAGGDLFVAWSDSLPGDTVLSVWAQRVTPPGERVWPEAGQLLAPALPRYSRVDIVAGISNDVLVTWAYDDYMFHTSYRGTHIGGNGQVTDPWWTPRQGGDLGLAGEMPFYNPPTSDGVGGFILTSYEYRSAGSVDTVMSAYVQRIYDGYVDAADHPAVHAPARYTLAQNYPNPFNPVTEIRFTVPRATDVTLRVFDLLGREVATLVDRQVVAGEYTVLFDAAALASGIYFYRLETAGFTATKKMVLLR encoded by the coding sequence ATGAGACACTTCTGGCAAGTAGCGGTGGCGGTCGTTTCCCTCATCAGCCTGACTTGGGCTGACCCACGGCAATTGGGCGAGCACGGGGTGTGCTGGGGGGATGGATACAATATTCAGTCGGGCGCGACCTGCGCGAGTAACAGCGCGGGAGATGAGCTGTGCGTCTGGCGGGAGTCGCACACGGATCGGGATATCTGGAAGGGACAGTTGATTCACGCGGATGGTACGCGCGCCTGGGCAGACTCCGGGCGCGTTTTGTTGACGCGGGCAGCCTTGGAATACGGTTACAGTCCGTACGGTGATATTCAGATCATCGCACCGACGGCGGACGGCTGGCTCTTTGCCTACGAAGAACGGACGGTGGGATGGGAATACGCGCTACGGTTACAGAAGCTCGATGCGCACGGTGAGCCGCAGTGGCCGGTTGCCGACTTTCACGGGCTGTTAGTCACACAAGATCTTGACGAATCATTCCCGGACGTCTTCATTAGTGATGACGGAAGTGGCGGTGCCCTGTTGGCGTGGCGAGGTGACGATGACGGAGTCGCCGTGAACGCGAGGCGCGTTTCTGCCAACGGCGAACTGGTGTGGTTGGTACCTCCGGTCATCGTCGATCCGGATTCCAACGTGGTGGGACTGAGTGCGGCAGCGGACGCCGGCGGCACTCTCTATCTCGTCTGGACGCAGGGTCCGGCGTACCAGTACCGCGTGTACGCGTCGAAGATATTGCCAAACGGGGTGCTTCAATGGGGTAACGGCACGGGCGGGGTCCATGTCGCACCCGGAGACAGCAGCCAATGGGCAATGGCAATCCACCCGGTCGAGGCGGGGGCCTACGTCGTGTTCGGGGATGACCGGAATGATTCCCACGGCGACATTTTCGCGCAGCGGCTCGATGCGTGGGGCGAAGCGATGTGGCCGGTCGGGGGCGTCACAATCTCTGGTGTTCCGGGAACCGCTTCACTAACGGGGACATGCGCAAGCCAGCATGCCGGGATTGAAGATGGAATGCTGTTGACTTGGCGCGATTATCACAACTACCAGGATCCGGAAACGCTGTTCGTCCAGAAGCTGGCGGACGACGGTACGATACGTTGGTCGGAACACGGATTACCGGTGACCATCGCGAGGGACTTAGACGGTTCTGGCCCACCGATTGTCTCAGACCGCTACGGTGGCGCTATCGTGAATTGGTTGGTCGGCAACAGCCTCCGCGCTGCCCGGATAGACGCGGCCGGAAACTTCATCTGGGGCGGTGAGGGCGGCGTGCAAGTGCTAACCGATCCACAATACGGCACGTTTCAGATTCACTGGGGCGACGATGACTGGCTGCATCTCATTCACGAGGCCGGATGGGGCAATGCTCGCGTCTTAGTCTCCCATCTCGTCAGCACGCTCGACGGAACCGCGTCACCCGATCACGTTGATACGTTGGCGAGCGCGTCCCCGTGGACCGGCGACTACTCCTGGCTCACTCGACTAAGCCCCAATCGCTTTGTGACGATGACGCCATACTTGCAGATTCAGATCTTTGACACTTTGGGGAATCGTGAGTTCGGACCGAGCGGCCTCGACCTGCTGCCGGATGCTGAGCCGCGCTGGGTGGACTACTTTGACGCGTGCGCGGATGGAAACGGGGGGTTCTTTGCCGCGTGGACAACGTGGTGGTTCAACCCAGGGTCACCGCTGCTCGTCGATGTAAGCGTGGTCCATGTGAGCGCGACTCTGAACGTGATCGGCGGCCCAAACGGCATAGTGCTCGATGGAATTCAGGATGGCAACCTGACCTCGGTCAGGTGTGTTTCGGATGGAGCGGGTGGATGTCACATCGTTTGGTGGCGACGGGATGACGTACATCACACCGCGACTCGCAGACTTGCTCACGTCAATGCACAATGCGAATTGCTGCGGCCAACGCTGACGCTGCCGGAAGAGCTTTGGGGCGTACCGATTTTGTCCACGCCGGAACGGATCATCCTTGGACACGGCAGTCGCTCCACCGGCTACTCCGTCACATGTTATGACGATGCGGGCACGACGATCTGGCAGACCGCTCTGTTCCCGGCCGTTCTGCCGAGGTACATCGGGTCTTTCGGTGACGGCGCGGGGGGAATCTACGTGGTTGCACAAGGAACGGGTCAGGCTGGACAGGATATCTTCACGCAGCACATCGATGCGAACGGAGAGCGCCTGTGGGGCGACTCGGGGTTGGCCGTCTGCTCGGAACCGCGAGATCAGAGTTTGGCGTCAGGGGTGCTGCTTGCGGGGGGTGATCTGTTTGTAGCTTGGTCCGATAGCCTGCCCGGCGATACGGTGCTCAGCGTTTGGGCTCAACGCGTAACTCCGCCGGGTGAGCGTGTGTGGCCGGAGGCGGGTCAGCTACTGGCACCCGCACTACCACGCTATTCGCGCGTCGACATTGTCGCCGGGATCAGCAATGATGTGCTGGTCACGTGGGCGTATGATGACTACATGTTTCACACATCCTATCGCGGGACTCACATCGGCGGGAATGGCCAAGTCACTGATCCATGGTGGACTCCACGGCAGGGTGGTGATCTCGGCCTCGCGGGTGAAATGCCGTTCTACAATCCTCCGACATCGGACGGAGTGGGCGGCTTCATCCTCACGAGCTACGAGTATCGCTCCGCTGGATCTGTTGACACCGTAATGAGCGCGTACGTCCAACGGATCTACGACGGTTATGTGGATGCCGCGGATCATCCGGCTGTCCATGCTCCCGCGCGGTACACGCTGGCGCAGAATTATCCGAACCCGTTCAATCCCGTCACCGAGATCCGCTTCACGGTGCCGCGGGCAACGGACGTCACGCTGCGCGTCTTCGATCTGTTGGGCCGCGAAGTTGCCACGCTGGTCGATCGACAAGTTGTCGCGGGCGAGTACACCGTGCTGTTCGATGCCGCCGCCCTGGCTTCGGGGATCTATTTCTACCGCCTCGAAACCGCGGGCTTCACCGCGACGAAGAAGATGGTGTTGCTGCGATAA
- the typA gene encoding translational GTPase TypA translates to MQSRNDLRNIAIIAHVDHGKTTLVDAMLHQAGVFRENQQVQERVLDKLDLEREKGITILAKNTAVHWQNNLINILDTPGHADFGGQVQRILKMVDGCLLLVDASEGPLPQTRYVLSNALDNGLAPIVVINKIDRPDARISEVLDEVLELFLDLDASEEQCHFPVIYTNARAGTATLDLKIPGEDLRPLFDLIFERVPPPQHDPGHSLQLQITTLDYSDYVGRIGIGRISHGRIKVGDQAMHVKASGEHVPVKITQLYGFDGLARMQIQDAGPGEIVALAGIEELFIGDTVTALDDPRPLPPLKIDEPTLEMTFTVNNSPFAGREGKFVTSRQIRDRLQKELRANPALRVEDSDTTDAFRVYGRGELQMAILIEMMRREGFEMCVGKPRVLFKREAGQLMEPYESLLVDVPEEFVGVVTGTLGIRRGRMTRMSNHATGWVRMTFEIPMRGLIGVRPILLTSTRGTVIMNSMSAGYRPLEGEISHRPTGVLVADREGRVTGYALDGLRDRGELFVAPGVHVYEGMVVGENARDVDLVVNIVREKKLTNMRASGSDDAYQLTPPRLMSLEDAVGFINEDELVEVTPQSIRLRKIYLNAEERKRQEKAGVAKV, encoded by the coding sequence ATGCAGTCCAGAAACGACTTACGTAACATCGCCATCATCGCCCACGTTGACCACGGTAAGACCACGCTCGTTGACGCAATGCTCCATCAAGCGGGCGTCTTCCGCGAAAATCAACAGGTTCAAGAGCGCGTGCTCGACAAGCTCGATCTCGAACGCGAGAAGGGCATTACCATTCTCGCCAAGAACACCGCCGTGCACTGGCAGAATAACCTGATCAACATTCTCGATACGCCGGGCCACGCCGATTTCGGCGGTCAGGTGCAGCGCATCTTGAAAATGGTGGATGGCTGTCTCTTGCTCGTCGATGCCTCCGAAGGACCGCTGCCGCAAACCCGCTACGTGCTCTCCAATGCGCTGGACAACGGACTCGCGCCCATCGTCGTCATCAACAAGATCGATCGCCCCGATGCGCGCATCAGCGAAGTCCTCGACGAGGTCCTCGAACTGTTCCTCGACCTCGATGCGAGTGAAGAGCAGTGCCATTTCCCCGTGATCTACACCAATGCACGCGCCGGAACGGCCACGCTGGACCTGAAGATTCCCGGCGAGGACCTGCGGCCGCTGTTCGACCTGATCTTTGAACGCGTGCCGCCGCCGCAGCACGATCCCGGACATTCGCTGCAATTGCAGATCACGACTCTGGACTACAGCGACTACGTCGGCCGCATCGGCATCGGCCGCATCTCGCATGGACGGATCAAGGTCGGCGATCAGGCCATGCATGTCAAGGCCTCCGGGGAACACGTGCCCGTCAAGATCACGCAGCTCTACGGCTTCGATGGTCTCGCCCGCATGCAGATTCAGGACGCGGGGCCCGGCGAAATCGTGGCGCTGGCCGGAATCGAAGAGCTCTTTATCGGCGACACCGTTACCGCCCTCGATGATCCGCGACCGCTGCCGCCGCTGAAGATCGACGAGCCGACGCTCGAGATGACCTTCACCGTGAACAATTCTCCGTTCGCCGGACGCGAAGGCAAGTTCGTGACCTCGCGGCAGATTCGCGACCGGCTCCAAAAAGAGCTGCGCGCCAATCCCGCCCTGCGCGTCGAAGACAGCGATACGACCGATGCCTTCCGCGTTTACGGCCGCGGTGAATTGCAGATGGCGATCCTGATCGAGATGATGCGGCGCGAAGGCTTCGAGATGTGCGTCGGCAAACCGCGCGTGCTGTTCAAACGCGAAGCCGGCCAGCTCATGGAGCCGTACGAGTCGCTGCTGGTTGACGTCCCGGAAGAATTTGTCGGCGTCGTCACCGGAACGCTGGGCATCCGCCGCGGCCGCATGACGCGCATGAGCAATCACGCGACGGGCTGGGTGCGGATGACCTTCGAAATTCCGATGCGCGGCCTGATCGGCGTGCGGCCGATTCTGCTCACCAGTACGCGCGGCACCGTCATTATGAACAGCATGTCGGCCGGCTATCGTCCGCTGGAAGGCGAGATCAGCCACCGCCCGACGGGGGTGCTGGTCGCCGATCGCGAAGGCCGGGTCACCGGCTATGCGCTGGACGGACTGCGCGACCGCGGCGAACTGTTCGTCGCGCCCGGCGTGCATGTTTACGAAGGCATGGTCGTCGGCGAAAACGCCCGCGATGTCGATCTGGTCGTCAATATCGTGCGCGAGAAAAAGCTGACCAATATGCGCGCGTCCGGCTCGGATGATGCCTATCAACTCACCCCACCGCGCCTGATGTCGCTGGAGGACGCCGTCGGTTTCATCAATGAAGATGAGCTGGTCGAGGTCACTCCCCAGTCCATCCGCCTGCGCAAGATCTATCTCAACGCCGAAGAGCGCAAACGCCAGGAAAAAGCCGGCGTCGCCAAGGTGTAG
- a CDS encoding T9SS type A sorting domain-containing protein has product MATQNHGSRRHSGAGRLLAGAVLIFSLVALVTDEARACWTSLLTECFSRPATQWPWAGPAGSGAQWRHSPNDPMLHWGIQAQYYDQRICATDQQAAWIIGDPTTEDPRYDGYAPNLDTYMTYGPINLSNVVAANVLFFLYCRSEPSHDSVYWGAATASGLTAANMQVSGSFYGRMQSIDFQEYTMDLSNLRNYTTHDSVSMIGEPAVFIFFRFKADGNSNPPPPTGDVGAFVDEVIIAVDDGGIDLRAGSLNLLRPDSSDFPTTPQLGDTVWASFDWSTCDGGVLEYPEFRVTGTVTTSTQTLVVLDTVMTGVQPNTRYRFFTNTWVNETPDDYCVRVKLDTLGEVGETSEINNQSYQCYYIPAPNPAPVFTWVAPATDTLLADTIAMIRWICTDPDEIAHVSLYYDQDQFGCVGVNLPGGVNREEHDGPDSLAWDVHTLPQFRTLYVFANVVDEQNQFCTYGPYPVVIDHPNAVGERRDGLPAEFALEQNYPNPFNPSTEIRYSVAAAGAVKLRVFDIQGRDVATLVDEAHAPGNYRVQFDGSALASGIYLYQLTAPATTLTRKMVLMK; this is encoded by the coding sequence ATGGCAACTCAGAATCACGGTAGTCGGAGACATTCCGGTGCCGGGCGATTGCTCGCCGGGGCCGTGCTGATTTTCAGTTTGGTCGCGCTGGTGACGGACGAAGCGCGGGCGTGTTGGACCTCGCTGTTGACGGAGTGTTTTTCGCGTCCGGCGACGCAATGGCCGTGGGCCGGACCGGCGGGTTCGGGCGCGCAGTGGCGGCATTCGCCGAATGATCCGATGCTGCACTGGGGGATTCAGGCGCAGTATTACGATCAGCGGATCTGCGCGACGGACCAGCAAGCGGCGTGGATCATCGGGGATCCGACGACGGAGGATCCGCGTTACGACGGCTATGCGCCGAATTTGGACACGTATATGACTTACGGTCCGATCAATTTGTCGAACGTGGTCGCGGCGAATGTCTTGTTCTTTCTGTATTGCCGGTCGGAGCCGTCTCACGATTCGGTCTATTGGGGTGCGGCGACGGCGTCCGGCCTGACCGCCGCCAATATGCAGGTGTCCGGCAGCTTCTATGGCCGGATGCAGAGTATCGACTTTCAGGAATACACGATGGACCTGTCGAATCTGCGGAATTACACGACGCATGATTCGGTGTCGATGATCGGTGAGCCGGCGGTGTTCATCTTCTTCCGGTTCAAGGCGGACGGCAATTCGAATCCACCGCCGCCGACCGGGGACGTTGGCGCGTTTGTTGACGAGGTGATCATCGCGGTGGACGACGGCGGGATCGATTTACGCGCGGGTTCGCTGAACCTATTGCGCCCGGATTCCAGCGATTTTCCGACGACGCCGCAGTTGGGCGACACGGTGTGGGCGAGCTTCGATTGGTCCACCTGTGACGGCGGCGTGCTCGAGTATCCCGAGTTTCGGGTGACGGGCACGGTGACGACGTCCACCCAAACGCTGGTCGTGCTCGATACGGTGATGACGGGAGTGCAGCCGAACACGCGGTATCGGTTCTTCACGAACACGTGGGTGAACGAGACGCCCGACGATTACTGCGTGCGGGTGAAGTTGGACACGCTCGGGGAGGTGGGGGAGACCAGCGAGATCAATAACCAGTCGTACCAGTGCTATTACATTCCGGCGCCGAATCCGGCACCGGTGTTTACGTGGGTAGCGCCCGCGACGGACACGCTATTGGCGGACACGATCGCGATGATCCGCTGGATTTGTACGGATCCCGACGAAATCGCGCACGTGTCCCTGTATTACGATCAGGATCAGTTTGGCTGCGTGGGCGTGAACCTGCCCGGCGGAGTCAATCGCGAGGAGCACGATGGTCCGGATTCGCTGGCGTGGGATGTGCACACGCTGCCGCAGTTCCGCACGCTGTATGTGTTTGCGAATGTGGTTGACGAGCAGAATCAGTTCTGCACGTACGGACCGTATCCGGTGGTGATCGACCATCCCAACGCGGTTGGCGAGCGGCGCGACGGCCTGCCGGCGGAGTTTGCGCTGGAGCAGAACTATCCGAATCCGTTCAATCCATCGACGGAGATCCGTTACAGCGTGGCCGCGGCGGGAGCGGTGAAGTTGCGCGTGTTTGACATCCAGGGCCGGGACGTGGCGACGTTGGTGGACGAGGCCCACGCACCGGGGAACTACCGCGTGCAGTTCGACGGCAGTGCGCTGGCGTCGGGCATCTACCTGTATCAGCTTACGGCTCCGGCGACGACGCTGACGCGGAAGATGGTGTTGATGAAGTAG
- a CDS encoding cytoplasmic protein — translation MKSAFSLSQRHREWLDRSRRCACFHCLAVFSRREIQKWSDSGQTALCPRCGIDAVLPGAAGLPIRRRFLCDMRKHWFNLH, via the coding sequence ATCAAGTCCGCGTTCAGCCTCAGCCAGCGCCACCGTGAATGGCTTGATCGCAGCCGCCGGTGCGCCTGCTTCCACTGTCTGGCCGTCTTCTCCAGACGCGAAATCCAGAAGTGGAGCGACAGCGGACAAACCGCGCTCTGCCCGCGCTGCGGCATCGACGCCGTGCTGCCCGGCGCCGCCGGCCTGCCTATCCGTCGCCGTTTTCTCTGCGACATGCGGAAGCATTGGTTCAACCTTCACTAA
- a CDS encoding Omp28-related outer membrane protein has product MKLAHRFFLLTALATMLLFATAGAVQRTVVFEDFTNWSCGPCAQVNPGFRTVLNSMTTDTVIAIAYHVWWPGANDAFYLWNTAEISSRVNYYGVNAVPAIFVDGVTSPNPSSQTAIRSAIRQRYAIASPATIELGAFVAGETSIGFSGTVTAESGMNNSTTRLFVVLITEHVTYSSPPGTNGETFFPHIFRDFWPSASGQLFTLEAGETLDFEGTLNRNASWDPDSLRVMAFIQTTSNREFLQSAEVHVDQYYGARMETADAHQSIEPTNAEQSYELTLQSIGLNEDTYTATLSGELPAGWTRTVEAVGVTPNSNEIDITLDGQASTTLTIRVNPNGYPGSADLELAVSSANMPSLNLHDSFRHMAGLEILIVDDDGGETYETFYEEGLTAALAAQQRTLPWGVWNVNRDALDAALDGVELVIWGTGATPNNTSLSEADILLLSDYLDNGGNLFLFSQGAGFDLRQTTFYSSYLHATYTGNHAWREIEGLSGDPIGDNLHFYLGTDQGGDGIPQSRQHSVSPLDGMAASSLLYSGHTNTAALRVETGTFKVFYAGFGFEGIGDADSRTGVMARGLDWIFPQDAENPGDPFMPQEFALGQNFPNPFNPTTVIPFALPVRTDVRLSVFDILGREVAVLVNGMTDAGVHAVEFNGVDLSSGVYFYRLETSEFRATHKLVLMK; this is encoded by the coding sequence ATGAAGTTGGCGCATCGATTTTTCCTTCTGACCGCGCTGGCCACGATGCTGCTGTTTGCGACGGCGGGGGCGGTGCAGCGGACGGTAGTATTCGAGGATTTCACGAACTGGAGCTGTGGGCCGTGTGCGCAGGTCAATCCGGGATTCCGCACGGTGCTGAATTCGATGACGACGGATACGGTAATTGCGATAGCTTACCATGTTTGGTGGCCGGGTGCGAATGACGCGTTCTATCTTTGGAATACGGCGGAGATTTCGTCGCGGGTGAATTACTATGGCGTTAACGCTGTTCCGGCTATTTTCGTGGATGGGGTTACCAGTCCCAATCCGTCGAGCCAGACCGCGATTCGCTCGGCGATTCGTCAGCGGTACGCGATAGCGTCGCCGGCGACGATCGAACTCGGGGCGTTCGTGGCGGGGGAGACCTCGATTGGTTTCAGCGGCACGGTCACGGCGGAATCGGGCATGAATAATTCGACGACCCGCTTGTTCGTCGTGTTGATCACGGAGCATGTTACGTACAGCAGCCCTCCGGGTACCAACGGCGAGACGTTCTTTCCGCATATTTTCCGTGACTTCTGGCCAAGTGCCAGCGGTCAATTGTTCACGCTGGAGGCCGGGGAGACGCTGGACTTTGAGGGAACGCTGAATCGCAACGCGTCCTGGGATCCGGATAGTCTGCGCGTGATGGCATTTATTCAGACGACGAGCAACCGTGAGTTCCTGCAATCGGCGGAGGTGCATGTCGATCAGTATTACGGCGCGCGGATGGAGACGGCGGATGCGCATCAGAGCATTGAGCCGACGAACGCGGAGCAGTCGTACGAATTGACGCTGCAAAGCATCGGATTGAACGAGGATACGTACACGGCGACGTTGAGCGGGGAGTTGCCGGCCGGGTGGACGCGCACGGTGGAAGCCGTCGGCGTGACTCCGAACTCGAATGAGATTGACATCACACTGGACGGTCAGGCCTCGACGACGCTGACGATCCGCGTGAATCCGAACGGCTATCCGGGCAGTGCGGATCTTGAGCTGGCGGTTTCATCGGCGAATATGCCGTCATTGAACCTGCATGACAGCTTCCGGCACATGGCGGGGCTGGAGATTCTGATCGTGGATGACGACGGCGGCGAAACCTATGAGACTTTTTACGAGGAGGGTCTCACCGCCGCGCTTGCCGCGCAGCAGCGTACGCTTCCGTGGGGCGTCTGGAACGTCAACCGCGACGCGCTCGATGCGGCGCTGGATGGCGTGGAACTCGTGATTTGGGGCACGGGCGCGACTCCGAACAATACGTCGCTGTCGGAAGCCGATATCCTGTTGTTGTCGGACTATCTGGATAACGGTGGCAACCTGTTCCTGTTTTCGCAGGGTGCGGGTTTCGACCTTCGTCAGACCACGTTCTACAGCAGCTATCTGCATGCGACGTACACGGGCAACCATGCCTGGCGTGAGATCGAGGGTCTGTCGGGCGATCCGATCGGGGACAACCTGCATTTCTATCTTGGCACGGATCAGGGCGGCGACGGCATTCCGCAATCACGTCAGCACAGTGTGAGCCCGTTGGACGGCATGGCGGCAAGCTCTCTGCTCTATTCCGGTCATACCAACACCGCGGCGCTGCGCGTGGAAACCGGGACATTCAAGGTGTTTTACGCCGGGTTTGGCTTTGAGGGGATCGGCGATGCGGACAGCCGCACGGGCGTGATGGCCCGCGGTCTGGACTGGATCTTCCCGCAGGATGCGGAGAACCCGGGCGATCCGTTCATGCCGCAGGAGTTCGCACTGGGGCAGAACTTCCCGAATCCGTTCAACCCGACGACGGTGATTCCGTTTGCGCTGCCGGTGCGGACGGATGTGCGGCTGTCGGTATTTGACATTCTTGGCCGGGAAGTGGCCGTGCTGGTAAACGGCATGACCGACGCCGGTGTGCATGCGGTGGAGTTCAACGGCGTTGATTTGTCGAGCGGTGTCTATTTCTACCGGCTCGAAACATCGGAATTCCGCGCGACGCACAAGCTGGTGTTGATGAAGTAA